A single window of Leptospira wolffii serovar Khorat str. Khorat-H2 DNA harbors:
- a CDS encoding SH3 domain-containing protein codes for MSLKNPKAVPEKEAAFGFFAFHTRTISSLRQLLFSIFLIFYSVNCLSVFGESEKNLQTVYVTGDALNVRIRPDRQSEKLGFLPYGTKILVEKAQTFEVQNRSKIYWFYFPEMQGYIFGDYLSDSPPPKSKKKASLYLYSGDNCGYYQNETLTLQDGIARLEIDWEEEGGFCSKGLLEGIVSFRNGRMSISQWKGNRLKDHCSSASETDPKLTEDDLKKRLMFYAGIEEDLELYYDPLLDGYATEKIIQMYKSGKWKIDKKSCSIRQDHECKYSDKNTTQSLGYFCFRNSRT; via the coding sequence TAAAAACCCGAAAGCCGTTCCTGAAAAAGAGGCAGCTTTCGGGTTTTTTGCGTTTCATACCCGAACGATATCCTCGCTTCGGCAATTATTATTTTCTATTTTCTTAATATTCTATTCGGTAAATTGCCTCTCCGTTTTCGGCGAATCGGAAAAGAATCTGCAGACAGTATACGTAACCGGCGACGCCTTGAACGTAAGAATCCGTCCGGATCGACAGTCGGAGAAGTTGGGATTCTTACCATACGGCACGAAAATCCTAGTCGAAAAGGCCCAAACTTTCGAGGTCCAAAACCGCTCTAAGATCTATTGGTTCTACTTTCCGGAAATGCAAGGATACATTTTCGGAGACTATCTGTCCGATTCTCCTCCTCCAAAAAGCAAAAAGAAGGCTAGCCTATATCTTTACTCAGGAGATAATTGCGGTTATTATCAAAATGAAACGTTGACCCTCCAGGATGGAATCGCCAGACTCGAAATAGATTGGGAAGAAGAAGGAGGTTTTTGTTCCAAGGGATTACTCGAAGGAATCGTCTCCTTTCGAAACGGAAGGATGTCGATTTCCCAATGGAAAGGAAATCGCTTAAAGGACCATTGCTCTTCCGCTTCCGAAACGGATCCTAAACTTACCGAGGACGATCTCAAAAAAAGATTAATGTTTTACGCGGGAATCGAAGAAGATCTCGAATTATATTATGATCCTCTGTTGGATGGCTACGCAACGGAAAAGATCATCCAGATGTACAAATCCGGAAAATGGAAAATCGACAAAAAGAGCTGCTCCATTCGCCAAGACCACGAATGCAAATATTCCGACAAAAATACCACACAATCTTTAGGTTATTTTTGTTTTAGAAATTCTCGAACTTGA